The stretch of DNA GGCATGTACTTGAGGGTGAACATTTATTTCACATGATCATTGAGAAAAGAGGCAACTTAGGAACTTATAAATCACCTTGGAAAGATCTTCCATACGAAAGTATAGATGCTGAGCTTAAGTTTGCAGAAACTTACCGAGACGATTTTATTAGTATGATTAGAAATTTTGATTCATTACATTTAGAGCAAATTAGAATTGAGCGTAGCGAAGTTGGGCAAAGCAAAACACTTGGTGACTACCTCAATCGCATAGCTTATCACGAATCTGTACATACAGGACAAATGCTAAGCTACTTAAGGACTATTGATATTGAAAGACCCAAAATTTGGGATTGACACCAATTAAATCTCAAAATGACGCATATAATTTTGAAATTCAATTGGTATAATTTTATTTAATAATGAGTATAAAACAAAACCTTCAAAATATAAAAACATTATTACCAAAACATGTCGCACTTGTTGCTGTTTCAAAAACGAAGCCTGTTAACGATTTAATGGAGGCTTATAATGCTGGTCAACGTATCTTCGGAGAAAATAAGATTCAGGAAATGGTAAACAAGTATGATACCATGCCTAAAGATATTGAATGGCATATGATTGGTCACGTTCAAAGTAATAAGGTAAAATATATGGCATCATTTGTGCAGCTAATCCACGGTGTAGACAATTTAAAACTTTTAAAAGAAATAAATAAACAAGCTTTAAAGCACAGTAGAGTTATAGATTGTCTGTTTCAAATAAAGATAGCCTCAGAAGATTCTAAATTTGGAATGACATCAAAAGAAGCTTCAGAAATTGTAAAATCAGAAACGTTTTCTGAGTTAAAAAATATAAGGATTGTTGGGCTCATGGGAATGGCAACGTTTACTGATGACGAAAATCAGGTAAAAAAAGAATTCAATTATTTAAAAGATGCTTTTGAAAATTTAAAACTCATAAAAGCTGATAACTATCAATTAAACACCATTAGTATGGGAATGAGTGGCGATTACCAATTAGCTATTAATTGTGGTAGTACGATGGTTAGAGTTGGAAGTAGTATATTTGGAGCAAGAAGTTATCATTAAAGACATTGAAACAAGCCATCTTTTGATTAAAACTTAGAGCAAACAGATTACCATCCCTCGACTTTAGCCTGTCTTGAGCAAAGACGAAAGACTCGAGACTGGCTTCTGCAATAACGTTTAATAAAAAACAAATAAACGCATAAACATTTTTTGTACGCAATATTAGACATAGAAACGACTGGAGGCAAGTATAATGAAGAAGGCATTACAGAAATTGCAATCTATAAATATGATGGCCATCAAATAGTTGATCAATTTATAAGTCTTGTTAACCCTGAACGTGAGATACAACCCTTCGTAGTAAACTTAACTGGTATAAATAGCAACATGCTCCGGAATGCGCCTAAGTTTTATGAGGTTGCCAAACGTATTGTTGAGATTACAAATGATTGTATTTTGGTGGCTCACAACGCCCAGTTTGATTATCGAATATTACAAACGGAGTTTAGTCGCTTAGGCTTTGATTTTGAAAGAAAATCACTTTGCACTGTCGAGCTCTCAAAAAATTTAATTCCTGATCAAACTTCATATAGTCTAGGTAAATTGGTTAGATCTCTTGGTATTCCGGTTACAGATAGGCATCGTGCTTCTGGTGATGCTTTAGCGACAATAAAACTGTTTAAAATACTTTTAGATAAGGACAGCTCTAAAAGTATTATTCAACAATCTGTGCGGTTAAATCCGAAGCACCAATTAGAACCAAAACATGTTGATATTATAAAAGAATTACCCGCAATTACTGGTGTTTATTACATTCATAAAGCTAATGGAGATATTATTTATATTGGAAAAAGTAACAATATAAAAAAACGTATCAATCAGCATTTTACAAACACGAATCAAAAATCAAAAAAAATACAAGCTTTGGTTACCGCGGTAACTTACGAGGCTACTGGCAGTGAATTAGTAGCACTTTTAAAAGAAAGCGAAGAAATAAAACGTGTTAGACCTATATTTAATAGAGCATTGCGTAGAACGAGTTTTACACATGCTTTATATAGTTTTAGAGATGAAAACGATTATATTAATTTAAAAATTGATATTGCTGACGGACGCAAAAAACCGGTGACTACTTTTAGTAATAAACAAAGTGGTAAAAGTTTTATAATTAAAGCTATTGAAGAATACAGTTTATGTCAAAAGTTAACAGGCATCTATAAAACAAATACAAACTGTTTTAATTACGATATAAAAACCTGTGAAGGTGCTTGCATTCAAAAAGAAACCACCGAATCTTATAACCAAAGAGTAGAGTTACTATTGTCTAAAAACAGTTATTATAACAAAAACATGGTTATTATTGACAAGGGACGAGATGTTGATGAACGCAGTGCCATCCTCATTGAAAATGGTGTATTTAAAGGCTTAGGGTTCTTCAATCTTAACTATCATATAAATAATATTGAAGTTTTAGAATCTATTATCACCCCAATGAATAATAATCGAGATACGCAGCATATTATTCAAAGTTATCTCCGTAAAAATAAAAAACTAAAACAAATTATATTTGATTAAGCATGAAGCAAATTGTCTTGTGTTATTTATTGCTCTCAAACTTAACTCTTTTTTCACAATCAAATTTTCATTCTGAATCATACAGAGTCACTCTAGGAGATCTGGAAACAAATACTTTTGAAAAAGACTCAACTGCCAACGCTCTAATGGTATATAAATTTGGAAATAGTTTTGTAGATAAAGATGATTATAAGTTAAGAACCGAGATAAAACAAAAAATAAAAATATTAAACAAGGAAGGCTTTAATAAAGCCAACATTTCTATTCATTTATATAACAAAGGTGATAGTAAACAAAAAGTAAAAAAAATTGTTGCCACCACTTATAATCTAGAAGATGGAAACGTTATTAAAACTCAATTACTTGAAAAGGATATTTTTAGAGAAAAATACGATGAAAACCACACCCTTGTTAAATTTACCCTGCCAAATATTAAAGAAGGTTCAGTAATAACCTATAGCTATACACGTATTTCCCCTTTTATGTTTAACTATAAAGGATGGAATTTCCAAAGCGATATACCAACTTTATACAACGAATACAGAACAAGTATTCCTGGAAACTGGTATTACAATATTAAATTAGTAGGTGGTAAAAAACTAATAACAAATACATCAGAGATAAAAAAGAATTGTCTGGAAAATTCAAGAGGTGCCAGTGCAGATTGTGGTAATAGTGTTTATGCTATGAGAGATATGCCCGCTTTTATAGAAGAAGACTACATGACTTCCAAATACAATTATTTGGCAAGAGTAGAGTATGAATTACAAACATTCAAAGGTTTTGACGGTAGAGTAAATAATTATACCAAAACATGGAAAACCGTTGATAGAGAATTTAGAACAGATAAAGATATTGGAAGACAGTTAACAAAATCTATAGATTTAGAAAATTTATTGAATCTTGAAATTATTAATGAAAAGGATTTATTAAAAAAGGCAAATACTATTTATAGATATGTTCAAGAAAACTATACATGGAATGGGGACTATAAAATATTTGAAGACGTTTCTATTAAAAATTTGATTAAAAATAAATCTGGAAATGTCTCGGCTATAAATATTTTGCTCCATAATTTATTAAAAGAATCGGGTATAAATGTGAAACCCGTATTATTATCGACTAGAAATAATGGGTTTGCCACAAAAGTTTATCCTGTTATTTCAGATTTTAACTACTTAATTGTTCAGGCAAACATAAATGATAAAATCTACTATTTAGATGCTACAGACAATTACTTATGCTTTGGTGATATTCCTTTTAGATGTCTAAATAGTTATGGTAGGCTTATGGATTTTAAAAATGGTAGCAAATGGGTTGATTTAAAACCAAGCAAGGCTTCAAACGTTTATTATAATGCAGAAGTGAATATTAACGAAAAAGAAACTATTTCTGGAAACATAATCTCAAAACGGACTGGGTATCATGCCTTAAATTATAAAAAATCATACTATCAAAACAGTGAATCTTATGTTCAAACGTTAGAAAACAAGTTTCCTTATTTAGATATTTCAGATTTTGAAGTAACAAGTAATGGTAAAACAAGTGAAGATTTTAAAGAATCTTATCACATAGACTATAATTATGAAGATACTGGAGATAACATTTATTTAAATCCATTTTTTGTTAAATTTTTTAATGAAAATCCGTTTAAACTTCAAGAAAGAACATACCCTATAGATTTTGGTTATAAAGACACCTACCATTATTCATTTAAACTTAGTTTCGATGATAATAAATATACCATTATTGAACTCCCAGAAGAAAAAAACATAGCTTTACCAAATAATTCAGGGAGAGTCCTTTTCTCTACTAGGGCCCTTGGTAATACTATTTTTATTATGCTAAAGATAACCTTCAACAAAGCCATTTATGAGCCAGAATATTACCCGTATCTAAAAGCGTTTATGAGTGAAATTGTTAATATTCAAACGAATTCGCTTATCCTTTTAAAGAAAAAGTAATCTATCTTTCTTATTTTTGAATACATGGACAAACCAAAAAAAAGGTATTGGAAAGCAAGACTTCATGAAATTATTTATGAAGCAGATACGCCTGTCGGGAAATTATTTGATATTATTTTACTTGTCACAATTATAGCAAGTATTATCTTAGTAATGCTAGAGAGTGTTAAAACTTTCGATACTAAATATCACGATTTCCTTAATATCTCAGAATGGGTAATTACCATACTATTTACCTTAGAATATATAGCTAGACTGATTACCGTAAAAAAACCTTATAAATATGTTACTAGTTTTTATGGTATTATTGATTTATTATCGACCATTCCAAAATATATTTCTTTAGTTTTTGGAGGTATTCATGCCCTTGCAGCTTTACGTGCTTTAAGGTTACTTAGAATCTTCAGAATATTAAAATTAGTACGTTATTTAGGCGCGTCAAACACCTTACTAAAAGCATTAAAAGCGAGTCGTGTAAAAATATCTGTATTTCTATTTACCGTTATTATTATCGCCATTATTTTAGGTACTATTATGTATCTTATTGAAGGGGATGAAGCTGGTTTCACAAGCATTCCTGCAAGTGTATATTGGTGTATTGTTACTTTAACCACTGTTGGTTATGGTGACATTTCTCCTGCAACTCCATTTGGGCAATTCATAGCCTCTATTGTTATGATTTTAGGTTATGGTATCATAGCTGTGCCTACTGGTATTGTATCTGCAGAATATGCTACTCAAACTAGAGCAAGTAAAGGCAAAGATGAAAATGTACAATTAAATTCCCAATCTTGTTCTAACTGCTTATCCGAAAAACATAGAGATGGTGCTGAATTTTGTTATAATTGTGGAGAAAAACTTCATCCATAAACATCATTATGGTGTAGTTAAATTGAGGAATAGTTAGGCTATACACTATATCCTCAACGCACAACAATATTCTTGTATTTTCTCATTAAATTTGTTCTAACAAACAAACACTTAAACGTATCAACTCAAAAAACAAATATCTTATTTCCTTAATTGGTCCTACTGCCATAGGCAAAACAGCCTTAAGCATAAAATTAGCGAATCATTTCGATACAGAAATACTATCGGCAGATTCGCGGCAGTTTTTTAAAGAAATGCAAATTGGTACAGCTGCTCCAACACCTGAAGAATTAGCGGCAGCTAAACATCATTTTATTCATCATAAATCTATAAAAGATAATTATAATGTTGGCGCCTTTGAAAAAGATGCTATAAATACTTTAAATACGCTTTTTAAAACTCACGACACTGTCATAATGGTTGGTGGTTCCGGATTATATGTTGATGCCGTTAATAAAGGCTTAGATGATTTTCCAGAAGTTGAAAGCAGTATTCGTGAAGCGCTTAATAATGATCTAGAAACAAAAGGGTTGTCTCATTTACAAAAACAATTAGAGCAGCTCGACTCTGTTGCTTACAACACGATTGCTATTGATAATCCACACCGTGTTATTCGTGCTTTAGAAATTTGTATTGGCACAGGCAAACCCTATTCATCATTTTTAAATAAGGAAAAAATAAAACGCCATTTTAAAACGATCGCCATTGGACTAACTGCCGAAAGAGAGGCCATATACAACCGAATTAATAAACGGGTTGATATTATGATGCAAGAAGGCTTATTGGAGGAAGTTAAAAGTTTAGTTTCTTTTAAAAATTTAAATGCTTTAAATACTGTTGGTTATAAAGAATTATTTAATTATTTAGATGGTGAATGGACACTCGATTTTGCTATTTCTGAAATTAAAAAGAATACGCGGCGTTTTGCAAAACGTCAACTTACCTGGTTTAAAAAGAACGAGGAAACTTTGTGGTTTGATTTTACAACACCAATGGAAGATATTATTAATCATATAAATCAAAATATTTCTTAATAATGGCAATACCTGAAAATGCTTTGGACAATCCTGTTTGGTTCTCTTTAACCGATTGCCATTTTAATCAGGCAATAGATTATGGGAATGTAAAATTTTTTCATCCGGATTATGGTCCTTTTGGAGCTTTTATAAATAATGAGGACACGAGTCTTGCTATAGAAAAATATGCCAAATTAATTACAGATTTTTTTATTGTTGGCAATAAACCTAAAATGCCATTGCATTTTAAAGAACCTATTGAATATATAGGTTTACAAATGATTATATATAATAAAATAAATTACCCTGTAACGGAAAACATTATAGAATTAACAAAATCAAATTATGATGATTTAATCGATTTAGTTAAACTAGTTTATCCAGAGTATTTTAAATCGAAAACAAATGAGTTAGGACAGTATTATGGCATCTATAAAGATAAAAAACTTGTTGCTGTAACAGGAGAACGTATGCAAACTAATGATTTTATTGAAATTAGCGCTGTAATAACGCATCCGGATCATACTGGTAATGGTTATGCAAAACAACTTATTTCACACACTGTAGAGAGTATTTTAAAAAAAGGAAAAATTCCTTTTTTACATGTAGATCAAACGAACCTTGGTCCTATACAATTATATAAAAAGCTAGGGTTTACCACACGAAGAAAATTTAGTTTTTGGAAGATCAGTAGTAAAAAACAATGAAGAATATGAGGTTGTATTCTAAGTTAAAATCCAAAGAATTCACCTAAAAACAAAAGGCCTTTCTGTTAAAAATCAAGTTTAACGAAAAGCTCTTGTCTTTTGATAACGGCAAAACACCTGGCAATCAATTTAGCTATGCCCGTATTAAACTCATGTTAAATTAATTCTTTATTATTCCCTTTTGCAAACATAGGATGACAAAATATACTACTTATTATACAGTCTCTTTTCCGCTTTTTGATTAAACTTTGGCCGATTTACTAATAAATGTTTAAAACTGATTTCTATAAAGATTTTCATAATCTTCTTTATGATCTAAATCGATGTTTTCTAATTTAGGCTTAAAAGCTTTTACCAAAGAAGCATATTTTTTCAGAAGTACTTTAGCTCCTTTATCATCACTTAATTTTGACAGTTCTGATAAGTACACCTTATCAAAAATTACCGGAACACCAGAAATGCCTTTTTTATAAGAAGTTGCTATAATTTGATCTGTATTTGGGGTGAAGTTATGAATTAAAGTATTTAAAAAATCAGAATCTATAAATGGTTGATCTGCCAGGCAAATAAGCACCCCATCAACCTTTGGTTTTAAATTCAGAAAATGGTCAGCAGCACAAGCTATGGATTTACCCAAACCTGATTTCCAATCTTTATTCCTAATAATAGTAACTGGAAACTTGATTGTTTTATTTTTTATTACAGCGTAATTTGCTCCTAAAACCACATAGACATCATCTGTAGTTTTTAATGTTGTTTCAATAGTATGCCCTAAAAGCGTATTGTTCCCCCAAGCTAGCAACTGCTTTGCAGTTCCCATGCGTTCTGAAGCACCTGCAGCTAAAATAACAATAGGAATATGTAAAGAATGCTTAGACACTATTGAGAATATTATGAATGAATCTTCCCCGTTTTTTTATTTAACGATATAGGGTCTCGTTTTCTGGACACTGCTAATATTTCAGATACAATTGAAACTGCAATTTCTTGAGGGGTTTCAGAACCAATATTAATGCCAGCAGGGCCATGAATACCATCTAAAAAGGCATCATCTGCATCTGGACAATATTCTATAAATTGAGACAATAAATCATCCCTTCGTTTTGAGGGGCCTAACAGTCCAATATAAACAGGATTGGTTTCTTTTAATTGAACTAAATACCTTAAATCATTGGCGAAATTATGGGTCATCAATACAATAGCTGTTTGATTATCAATAGATGACGTTTCCATATTTTCTGCCGATACAGCCTGAAAACTAATGGCACCCGGAAAATTCATAATTGATTTAGACTCTGATGAGCCAGAAATAATAACAACCTCCCAGCCTGTTAAAACTGCATATTTGCATAATTGTACGGCATCATGTTCTGCTCCTATAATAACAAGTTTAAAGCATGGTGGCATACTTTGTTTAAAAATTGATAAAGAGTCATCCACTTTTTGCTTGTTACTTTGTAATGAAAAAAGAGAATCTTTAACTTTTACCCAAGTGCCTGTTCCACAAATGGTGCCTTCTTTCTTATCGAAATATGACCAAATTTCGAATGAATTTCTTTCTTCCAGAGTACGAGAAAAAGCCTCTTTAAAAGCAAGATTTGGTTCAAACAATTCTATTAAAATATATAAAACACCTTCACAGCCCAATCTATATCTGCCATCATACGTCATTATTTTAGATTCCCCTGTCTTAAAAACAGATTCAGATTGTAACAAGATCTCTTTTTCTACGCACCCCCCACTCACAGCACCAATCATTTTACCATCTTCCAAAATAAGCATTCTCACACCTGGTTTTCTATAGGAAGAACCATCAAGTGCTACGACAGATGCCAAAACCGATTTAATTCCTTTTCTAGCAGCTATTTCAGCTTGATTAACTATGTCTTTAAATTCATGTGTCATAAACGAAGATTTACCCAACCACCTTTTCTAAATCCAAATTATTAATATATGGTTGTTTGGTTAATCTTTTTCCTGTGGCTTTATATATAGCATTTGCTACTGCAGCACCTACAGGAGGTAACGTTGGCTCACCTAAACCAGTTGGAGCTATGTTATTTTCAATAAAATGAACATCTACTTGGGGTGTCTGTCCCATTCTTATTAGTTGATAACTATTGAAATTATTAGATTGAGGAGCTCCATCTTTAAATGCTAACTCACTATACAGGGCATGACCTATGCCATCTATAACGCCTCCTTTTATTTGGTTTATAGCTCCTAATGGATTTACAACAATACCACAATCTACGGCACAGGTTACCTTTTTAACTATAGGATTTCCTTTTTCCATAACAATATCTGCTATTTCAGCAACATGGGTATTATGGCAATAATACACCGAAAACCCTTGATAAACGCCCGCTTCTGTTTTTCCCCAATTGGATTTATCAACCACCATTTTTATAACACCTTGTAAACGCTCAGGACTATATTCTATATTGGGTTCAGGATTATTTTTTACGTTTTCTAATAAATCTAAATGTAACTGAACACGATCAACTTCTAAAACCTCTGCTAGTTCATCAAAAAAGCTTTGTTCCGCACTTGCTAAAAAGTTAGTATATGGGGCTCTCCAAGCACCTGTCGTTATATTACTTTTATAATTAGCAGTGTCTACTTGATAATTTTCTAATGCTGCTGCTGGAAAGAAATTTGGAATCAGTCCATACATATTACCATTAATAGCTGCTTCTTTTAAATAATAACCCGTTAATTTCCCATCTTTAATTGATGCTGCTATTTTATATTTTGTTGCTGGTCTATACGTTCCTGCACACATATCATCTTCTCGGGAGAAAACTACTTTTACAGGTTTTTTTGCCAAATTTGAAACTTCTGCAGCTTCTAAAGCAAAGTCGCCATATAATCGTCTACCAAAGCCACCACCCATTCTGGTCATTTTTAAAGACACTTCACTAACCTCTCGTTCCAAAAGTTTTGCTACCCTATCTGCAGTCCATTTTGGAGTTTGGATAGGCCCAACCAGATTTATTTTCTCCTCAGTAACATGAGCAAAGAAATTCATGGGTTCCATACAGTTATGAGGTAAAAATGGTGACTCGTAAATGCGTTCTAAAACCTTATCAGCCTCTGCAAAGGCCTTTTTTACATCACCATCTTTTCTACGCGTATCAAACTTATTCCCATTTAATATCTTAAGCAATTCTGCATTATGAAATTCTGTACTTTCAGCTTTAGAATCTTGTTTCCATTTTGCTTTCAAAGCTTTCTTCCCTTTCATAGCTGTCCATGTATTGATTGCTAAAACCGCTATTTTATCTCCAAACTTAATAACATCAACAACACCACTAACATGTCTTGCATCTGTATCATCAAAAGACTCTAAAACTTGTCCAAAAGCTGGAGGTCTTAAAACCGATGCATATACCATACCTTCTTCTTTATAATCTAGACCAAACAATGGTTTTCCTGTAATAATTTCATCAATATCAACATTGCTTTTACCCTTACCAATAACGGTAAAATCTTTAGATTCTTTTAACTTAACATCTTCTGGAACTTCCAACAAAGCGGCTTCTTTTACAACATCTCCATAACCTAATTTCTCACCATTTGCATTTGTAATAATACCTTGTGATGCCTTGCAATCTGATGCTGAAACACCCCACTTTGCGGCGGCGGCATTTACTAACATTTGTTTTGCTGTAGCTCCTGTTTGCCTTAAAGGTTCCCAACTACTTCTTATTGATTGACTACCACCGGCTACTTGGCGTGTATAGTTTTCTGTATCAAGCTCTCCCTGCTTTACATACACATCATCCCAAGGCACATCTAATTCTTCTGCAATAAGCATCGGCATCGATGTTTTTACGCCTTGGCCAATTTCTGGGTTAGGTGAAAATATCGTGACTTTGCCTTCATTCGAAATTTTTATAAAGGCATTAAAGTCATTAAAATTTAACTGACTAATATCGATTGGTGGCTTTACATCCGATTTACAAGCCGTAAACAAGTTAAAGCTAATAAGCATGCCTCCACTTGCTAACGCTGAAGTTTTTAAGAATGATCTTCTACTAAATGTTTGTTGTCTTGAAAGATTCATTTTGTTTCTTATTTATTGAGGTTTAACTTATTTTTTCTGCAGCTACTTTTACTGCTTTTTCTATACTATTATATGACGCACAGCGACATATATTTCCATGCATAGCACTTCTTATTTCTGAATTACTTGGATTTGAATTTTGATTCAGAAATGCTGAAGCCGTCATTATTTGTCCAGATTGACAATAACCACATTGTGGTACATCAATGGCTTTCCAGGCTTGCTGTACAGGATGACTTCCGTCTTCTGAAAGCCCTTCAATAGTTGTAATACTCATACCTTCTGCCTGTGAAATTGGAAGTAAACAACTCCTCATAGCGTTGCCATCAACATGTACTGTACAGGCACCACATTGACCAATGCCACAACCATATTTAGTTCCTACTAAATCTATTTGATCTCTTAAAACCCAAAGTAAAGGCGTGTCTGCATCTGCCTCTACAGTATGCTTTTTATTATTAATTTTTAAATTGAAGGTTGACATATATTAAGTATTAAATTAGATGTATTCGTTTAAATGTAAAAAAAATAAAAGTCACTTTGAGCTATTACATCTGTTTTAACATTGTTTTAATAAATTACAGACTTTAGATTTTGAAAATTTAAAATGAGTTATAGTAGTCTATTTTCTTCTTTTAAATTTTTAGATTTGCCAAATACAAATACTACTTATGGCTATTATTTCTTCCTTGGGACTTATATTAATTACTTGTATCATAATTTGGAGAGCTTGCGATGGTTTTGAAATGGCTTCGAACTATTTAGGAAGGAATATGAAAGAAGGGATTAAAGGTGCTACTATCAATGCTATTGGAAGTAGTTTACCTGAATTATTTACCACGCTTTTTTTCTTATTTATATTAAAAGATAAAGATGGTTTTTCTGGTGGTATTGGTACCACAGCTGGAAGTGCCGTTTTTAATGCTATGATTATTCCTGCTGTTGTTATTTTAGTGGTTATAGGAAAGGGCATTTCTTCTAAAATTGAAATTTCCAGAAAGGTCATCATGCGTGATGGTATTTCATTAATCATTGCTGAACTGGCATTGATTTTTGTAATTACCGGCACTTCTTTAAACTGGATTCACGGACTTATTTTAATGGTACTATATTTTATTTATGTCGCTTATATGTTAATGAGTCAAGGAGTTGGTGATATAGAAAATGATTATGAAGACACAGCAGATGGCGGTAATAAAACCATTGCATTATTTAAAGGTGATTTGTCTACTGTGGTTTTGGGTGACTCCAAAATCAATAAAACGAAAGCGATTTTATTATTAGTGCTTTCTGTTTTTTTTATAGCCATTGCTTGCTTTTGGCTCGTTGAGGCTTGTGAACAATTTGGAACTGCTATTGGGATGCCTATTTACTTTGTTTCTGTAGTACTAGCCTCAGCTGCCACGAGTGTACCTGATACTATTATTTCATACAAAGACGCTATGAAGGGTAACTATGATGATGCGGTTGCTAATGCTCTGGGAAGTAACATATTTGACGTTTGTTTCGCACTCGGTTTTCCTTTATTTCTGTTTACACTTATTTATGGCCCTATAGAAATGAGCAGCAACACTATCGAAAATGTTGGACAATTACGTGTGCTACTTTTAATTTCAACCATAATAGTTTTTCTGATATTTGTTTTTTCGAAAAATGGCATCAAAAAACTTCATGCCAGATTATTACTACTACTATATGTTCTGTTTGTCGCTTATTCTGTTGGCAAAGGGGTGAGTTATGATATTCCAGTTATTAATGAAATATCCTATCTACTCTCTATGATATCGCATTGGTTTAGTTCTATTATAATCTAATGATATACTGGAGCTAGATTATGCTTAACTACTAGACGTAGCAATTTATTTGATTAAAAACTATAAATTATATTATATAATAAAACAACTATTTGGATTAACATCAATAGCTATGAAATTTCTCAAGTTTATCTTGAGTCTTCCGACTGCGCTCAGTGCAGAAATTCAGGGTGACAAGCACTTCATGACCAATTGCGAATAATCAATAATTTTTTCTCTTCATACATTTA from Flavivirga spongiicola encodes:
- a CDS encoding sodium:calcium antiporter gives rise to the protein MAIISSLGLILITCIIIWRACDGFEMASNYLGRNMKEGIKGATINAIGSSLPELFTTLFFLFILKDKDGFSGGIGTTAGSAVFNAMIIPAVVILVVIGKGISSKIEISRKVIMRDGISLIIAELALIFVITGTSLNWIHGLILMVLYFIYVAYMLMSQGVGDIENDYEDTADGGNKTIALFKGDLSTVVLGDSKINKTKAILLLVLSVFFIAIACFWLVEACEQFGTAIGMPIYFVSVVLASAATSVPDTIISYKDAMKGNYDDAVANALGSNIFDVCFALGFPLFLFTLIYGPIEMSSNTIENVGQLRVLLLISTIIVFLIFVFSKNGIKKLHARLLLLLYVLFVAYSVGKGVSYDIPVINEISYLLSMISHWFSSIII
- a CDS encoding XdhC family protein, translated to MTHEFKDIVNQAEIAARKGIKSVLASVVALDGSSYRKPGVRMLILEDGKMIGAVSGGCVEKEILLQSESVFKTGESKIMTYDGRYRLGCEGVLYILIELFEPNLAFKEAFSRTLEERNSFEIWSYFDKKEGTICGTGTWVKVKDSLFSLQSNKQKVDDSLSIFKQSMPPCFKLVIIGAEHDAVQLCKYAVLTGWEVVIISGSSESKSIMNFPGAISFQAVSAENMETSSIDNQTAIVLMTHNFANDLRYLVQLKETNPVYIGLLGPSKRRDDLLSQFIEYCPDADDAFLDGIHGPAGINIGSETPQEIAVSIVSEILAVSRKRDPISLNKKTGKIHS
- a CDS encoding (2Fe-2S)-binding protein, with the protein product MSTFNLKINNKKHTVEADADTPLLWVLRDQIDLVGTKYGCGIGQCGACTVHVDGNAMRSCLLPISQAEGMSITTIEGLSEDGSHPVQQAWKAIDVPQCGYCQSGQIMTASAFLNQNSNPSNSEIRSAMHGNICRCASYNSIEKAVKVAAEKIS
- a CDS encoding nucleotidyltransferase family protein, which translates into the protein MSKHSLHIPIVILAAGASERMGTAKQLLAWGNNTLLGHTIETTLKTTDDVYVVLGANYAVIKNKTIKFPVTIIRNKDWKSGLGKSIACAADHFLNLKPKVDGVLICLADQPFIDSDFLNTLIHNFTPNTDQIIATSYKKGISGVPVIFDKVYLSELSKLSDDKGAKVLLKKYASLVKAFKPKLENIDLDHKEDYENLYRNQF
- a CDS encoding xanthine dehydrogenase family protein molybdopterin-binding subunit: MNLSRQQTFSRRSFLKTSALASGGMLISFNLFTACKSDVKPPIDISQLNFNDFNAFIKISNEGKVTIFSPNPEIGQGVKTSMPMLIAEELDVPWDDVYVKQGELDTENYTRQVAGGSQSIRSSWEPLRQTGATAKQMLVNAAAAKWGVSASDCKASQGIITNANGEKLGYGDVVKEAALLEVPEDVKLKESKDFTVIGKGKSNVDIDEIITGKPLFGLDYKEEGMVYASVLRPPAFGQVLESFDDTDARHVSGVVDVIKFGDKIAVLAINTWTAMKGKKALKAKWKQDSKAESTEFHNAELLKILNGNKFDTRRKDGDVKKAFAEADKVLERIYESPFLPHNCMEPMNFFAHVTEEKINLVGPIQTPKWTADRVAKLLEREVSEVSLKMTRMGGGFGRRLYGDFALEAAEVSNLAKKPVKVVFSREDDMCAGTYRPATKYKIAASIKDGKLTGYYLKEAAINGNMYGLIPNFFPAAALENYQVDTANYKSNITTGAWRAPYTNFLASAEQSFFDELAEVLEVDRVQLHLDLLENVKNNPEPNIEYSPERLQGVIKMVVDKSNWGKTEAGVYQGFSVYYCHNTHVAEIADIVMEKGNPIVKKVTCAVDCGIVVNPLGAINQIKGGVIDGIGHALYSELAFKDGAPQSNNFNSYQLIRMGQTPQVDVHFIENNIAPTGLGEPTLPPVGAAVANAIYKATGKRLTKQPYINNLDLEKVVG